A region of the Mangifera indica cultivar Alphonso chromosome 10, CATAS_Mindica_2.1, whole genome shotgun sequence genome:
CCCAATTTCCACCCATTTCCCTAAGCCTTCATGATAGCTGGTAAATCACAGGAGAGATGCCAATTGCTAAGTACCGAAACATACAACACCAAATTAGAGAGGTCTAGGATTTATTACCTGAAAATCTCCATGCTTGGTTCAGTATATGGATTGTAAGCAGGCTTAAAACGCAGCTGAGACATGCCTATGAATAGATgggaatataaattaatttagtggCAGATTCATAGTTTTTAGTCAATTGAGGGGGTGAAGGAAAAAGTAATTGTTCAACATCTAGTCAAGAGGAATAGTATCTGTCAAAGATTTTCCTTTTGGCAAGTTACTCGTCAAAACTCATTGTAGCTATTATTTCCAATCATGGAGCTCTCTTTTGGTGCTCTTTAAGCACAGTTATTGGAACAAGAGACATCTTTTGTTCAGTTTCGGTTTCAATAAATGGGATTTTGGTCTGTGCTATCCAATCCATGATGGCTGCAGAATAATGCTAGATGAAGATACAAACAATGAATAACTGAAATGCATTTGCAGAAAGGAAAGAACAAAAATTCTTAGCTTCATTTCACTTgacctttaaaaattaaactctgataaaaaaaatgtatactaTAAAGAAGCACAGAAACCAACTGACTTTTCAATAGAGTGATCATTCATTACCCAAACGTGTGAAGAAGTCCTTCAGGACTCCAACCAAGTCACCAAGCGTAAGCCCCCAATCACATATCAGACCTGAAACCAAAATTAGGAATTACACAATATTCAGAGAAAGCAGAGCATCTACACATTACCAACATCATAAGTTTAATTAATGCTATTGGTGAAAACAAGGAAATTCCGTGACAAACCCATGTGATTTCACAACCTTTAGTATATACAACTTCGAGATTACTGATTTTTGGACAATGCCAAAACTTACTTGTGCATAAATAGAACAAAGTTGGCACTTGGAAAGCAGGTAAAAATCCAATGTGTTATTATCAAGccactaaaaaatatttataccagTTGACAAAACAAGCCAGGTCCAGATGATGGGTCAAATTGTTTGTTGCAATAAAGATCATTCATATCTCAGTTTGAACACCCAAACATCTTTAGTTTAGACTAAagtgaataaaatataatttcactgCTATACCAAATCCAATGTGCATAGATTAACTTATCAACACCTTCTATTTGGTGGAACTCTGCAAGATGAGTTCGATCGACCGCTTCATTTCTGAAAACACGGTCTATGGAGAAGTACCTTTTGGGGGCAAATGGTTTCTGCAAATAAAATCAACAAGGAAAAAATGCTctgatataaaaaaaagaaaacaataataatgaCAGTGTACCATAGCCTACCACATCATACAAGATATTAAAATCTTCAATACATGTGTcaaataatagttaaaaaaaaaaaaattcaactgaGATAAATACTAGATGGTTCCATACTCAATTTAGTTCTTTATAATTGTTCATTTTCCTTATTAAGATTTCGGAGGTTAACTAGCAATGACAAAGCCAAACTAGACTCTGAGAACACTACCTCTTTGTTCCCATCTAAAATATCTTAGCAATTACAATTATTAGTGCCAGGGCAGCTTCACTTAAAAGTATATTAGCACCAAAACTGAAAAACAAAGGGACTTTTAGATCGAAGAGGAAATCTATATCGGAGAGTacaatttttgctttttttgaaaattcaagaaGATTATCCAGTCAATCAAACCTCTGCTAGTGCCTTAAGCATCCTTGAGGAAACAGCAGTCGTATGAGTTCGCAAGAGGTTTTTGTTTGCTTCCTCTCTCTTCCAATCATATCCATATCTTGcaaaatacaatttaatagaataaaaaagtATCCCTTATTGTGAAGATTAAATATTGAAGCCAGGATAAGAAACTGCCATACCCTCTGGACCCATAACCTCCAACCTCATGAACACGCTTCACCCTCTCAACATAATCTTCCGGCAGTTCCCTTGTAGTGGAAGGTTCTACACATTTACCAAACAACCATAAGAAGGAAATCTAAAGGAGCACCATTACCAGAATCAAGCAATGAAGATAGCCAAACCTTGTAGGAAGAATGTATCATGTGAGTCACGGGCAGGGTGTTGTTGTGGCTGGAACAATGCATCAAAGTTCCAGAAGCTACAAGTTTGACATGCAAACAGGTTAACATTCAAGAGTGTACTGGCATTGCCTTTTATCAcatagattaaattaaattgtaagTATTTGAATTCGTTTACAAAAAAAGattgaacatatttttaaagtaaCTCATGCAAGAGATTTGCAATCTTGCTTTTTTATCCCCTCATCTACCTGGGAATGGAGGAAAAGAGCCAATAATCATGTTATAAGCATTCTATGTTCTTTCACTTGAAATCTGAAACTTgttcaacaaaatcaatttgtgaCGTTTCTGAAGTTATAGCCTGCCTTTTACAGCATAAATGAATGAATACATGATATTGCTTCATTCTAAACAATAGACATAAAATTTGTTGCTTCCTTCCAATTTACACTATCTGACAGATGATTAGAAACCAACTGCAAGCACAGTTTTAAGATTGATACTGTATACAcagatattaaaaataaattctcttTTTACTTCCATTCTTTGTTCAATTAAGGAATTTTGGTACACAAAAGGCCGCATGCAGCAATTACTATATCCCTATATACCGTTTTGTGTGAAAAATGCCTTCAGTTATATCTCAACAACCATAAACCACCTCAGTCATCGAAAGTATTCAACTATATGTTTACATGGGTCTTAGTGGATAAAGCCACAGCTGTTGAACTTAGAATGTGAAGTTCCATTGACAATCAAGtaacaatgaaaatataatgagTTCACAAGGAGCTGGTAAGAACAAGTACCTGCTCTCAACATAATTGTTAGTTGGCATCTCCTCAAAACTGTAACCAGCACAAGATAAATGTACAAAAATGTCAGACTTGTAAAGAGATAGAGTGAGAAAAGACAAAAGTGTGTTGAAATCAAACGAACTAAAGGTCATAACTCACCCCAATTGAAGGAAAATGTCCTTCAATTGCTTTCGTACCTGAAAATGGAAAAAacattatgaataaaaaaatcatacaagGCTTTACAACATTAGGAATGTGATATTTAAgacattattaatttttttttaaggcaaTGGAAATATTTTTGTACAAAGCCTAGAATGTGAAAAATCCTATGTAAACAATCTTAATCTACTACTGTCATTATGCATGCACACAAATTCATCTTTATCTATGGAATGAATTGTGTTtgtaaaaaaaaacaatcatattatacaaaatactATTCCCGTGGAAAATAATCTTCATAGAACATCATTCTTCCTTGTTCACACTGAACCTTTTCAGGGAGTTAAATACAAcaaatcacaaaaaataaaatttggctTCAGTTGATCTGCATTTAATAGCAACTCACTAAATATATTAACCTACTTAGTACAATGGCATCACAAAGAcagaattttgaattatttaagaTCTAATATGTAAACCACTCACAAGTAGGCATTAATGATAAAAGCCCTTAAACATCACTACCTTGTAAGAGATTAGTCCGAACATAttgcaaattaaataaaatttataaaaagtattaataaattatcccACAAAGTAAATATACAGTGGTAAAAATCTAACAGTCATTGAAATTAACTGAAGGTAAAGAAAGGGAGGATTTGGTCCTCACCTTAAGCAGTGGGTGAAGGTGGCCACCTTCAGCAGGCTGTCCTTTAGCATTGAAGTTATACTCCTTGAATTCTAGTTCCTTCCAATCGCCTCTGAAGGCACAAAACATAGCAGAAAATTTTCAGCTTAGTTACTAGATTAAGTCAGAAAGATATCCTAAAcatgtattaaaaaaagaaaagaaccaCTGATAGGTGTTACATGACAAGACACTACACATTGAGGCTGAACAAACAAGAAGTATAACGtagaaatatattatcattaattatagcTAGCTTACCCCCACATTGAACCATATgacagtaaattttaaaaaaatatattatttaaagcTTCAAGTATAAAAACTTAATATCAAATTGGAAAATAAATATCATGCAAAGTGCACGGCCATAGAAATACCCCAACTTTAAATAAGAAAGGGAAAGACTATAACCATTCCAGATTTCATTGTCAATGGTACATAGCCCAAAATATGTTCACCAGTTCAACTCTTTTAGCAGgaaaaaactttcaaatgaTACAAATAAAGGGAAATGGACTTAAACACTATAATTCAACTGAAGCTATTGTAACTAAAAGTTCTTACTAACAaactgtttatattttttaatattttgttgcaAATACAAAATGTATTAAATACCTCTGAAGATTTTCTCTAGTCAAATCTGTagcaattttctttctttgcgGAGCATAATTAGGACCTTTTGTCACTGAGTAGCCCTTCCATGttctagaagaaaaaaaaaaaaaaaaagacaaagtaaTTTAGTAAAAGGCAGGAATGGCTTTGTTGTCACTACAACAGAACAAAGAAGCTTCAATAGAATGATGTGAAACTCCAGTAGTCTTAGAGTAATCTGAGGTCCTTACCATAGAAGAATAGTAAATCAGCAATGAAAGcacatgtatataaattaaaagtcaagAGGATTACTGAAGAACAATAAGCTTTCTTGCTTTGAGAGAGTTGATATCTTCTTGCTTAATTTCCTGATTTACAAAGTGGATGTATTTGAgtaaactaaaaagaaaaggaagtacAGAATAACAGAATCGGATTTAGCACAGATAAACATGATGAATTCATTTTACATGAACCAAAGTTGTAAGaacaaaaatgactatttaaGGCATATTGGAAGAGACACTCATAAGCCAACCTAACTAGGACCCTTTAGGTATATTAAGAGTCAGCTATAtaataaatgagagaaaaataatacaagCTCAGTGATAAGAGATTAAGAACTCTCAATCGTATATGAAGTAAATAATGCAAAACCAAATGGCAGGCAAATTAGATATGATAATCACGCACATGTCCTTCTTGAACATGTAGCAGCAAATCTCTGACTTTATCTTCCACATTTGGAACCTACAGCAAGTTATGAAAAACAATGGATAATTAAGCGCAATATACACAATAGAAGCACAaaatgatcagaaaatagatgCTGTAGCAATTTGACAGCAACTACGTAATAGGTTAGGAGTAGGCAACCCAAAAACTCATCTAAGAActtgattgattgaaaaaattaaaaaagggtgTTACCTTTCTTGAAACTTGCTTTCCCATCTCCACCCACCTATTCTTTCCTGCCTGTGAGCAACCTATTTTGAAAACCACAGGATCAAGGTTTTTCTGCATCAATACAATATTTCAGAAACACATTTAGCAGAAAACCCAAAATTATCATGATTTACACACAATTCAACTcacaaaagaaaaggaaattc
Encoded here:
- the LOC123227912 gene encoding phenylalanine--tRNA ligase alpha subunit, cytoplasmic-like isoform X2; amino-acid sequence: MAEEAILGYLQHNEQIVDSGVFAAERQLDHNDVVNVIKSLNGFRYVDAQNIKREAWVLTDEGRKYATEGSPEFQLFMAVPHEGSISKDELQKNLDPVVFKIGCSQAGKNRWVEMGKQVSRKVPNVEDKVRDLLLHVQEGHEIKQEDINSLKARKLIVLQTWKGYSVTKGPNYAPQRKKIATDLTRENLQRGDWKELEFKEYNFNAKGQPAEGGHLHPLLKVRKQLKDIFLQLGFEEMPTNNYVESSFWNFDALFQPQQHPARDSHDTFFLQEPSTTRELPEDYVERVKRVHEVGGYGSRGYGYDWKREEANKNLLRTHTTAVSSRMLKALAEKPFAPKRYFSIDRVFRNEAVDRTHLAEFHQIEGLICDWGLTLGDLVGVLKDFFTRLALFCSHHGLDSTDQNPIY
- the LOC123227912 gene encoding phenylalanine--tRNA ligase alpha subunit, cytoplasmic-like isoform X1; protein product: MAEEAILGYLQHNEQIVDSGVFAAERQLDHNDVVNVIKSLNGFRYVDAQNIKREAWVLTDEGRKYATEGSPEFQLFMAVPHEGSISKDELQKNLDPVVFKIGCSQAGKNRWVEMGKQVSRKVPNVEDKVRDLLLHVQEGHEIKQEDINSLKARKLIVLQTWKGYSVTKGPNYAPQRKKIATDLTRENLQRGDWKELEFKEYNFNAKGQPAEGGHLHPLLKVRKQLKDIFLQLGFEEMPTNNYVESSFWNFDALFQPQQHPARDSHDTFFLQEPSTTRELPEDYVERVKRVHEVGGYGSRGYGYDWKREEANKNLLRTHTTAVSSRMLKALAEKPFAPKRYFSIDRVFRNEAVDRTHLAEFHQIEGLICDWGLTLGDLVGVLKDFFTRLGMSQLRFKPAYNPYTEPSMEIFSYHEGLGKWVEIGNSGMFRPEMLLPMGFPEDVRVIAWGLSLERPTMILYGYNNIRDLFGHKVDLGLIKENPICRLGLQ